cagggatctctgtaggtctgatgggcttcttctccgcatggatggtgaggtcacacaggacttgcaggaaggaaggcaccagttcctcttctttgcctttgttctttgtctttgcctttatcttcatcttgtctttggggtctgaacccagccgatgagagaagtgcgatttgaagccacaggttgtgggcctgacgggttggtccccatgcgcAGGACAGTCTttggctccgtggccccggctcttcttcagctgcagagttctttgtccatctcttggctcgaagctgcccggaggatccaaccaaagattcctcttttgcacccaccttttatagggtttatccacccttttggtgcgtttgcattggctagtactgttgctgtgcttgtttaatTGGCTGattgcttagacagatgatctcataccCATCACTGTCTTAagagacattatgtcctgatgtctgtgctaatgtctcagggttgctcaacctcctgtgtcCGTTGCCTGCTcgacattttctctgaaacgtttacgTTGTTCAATCTGTTTCCATATAAGGCgctgatcatctctgctcttctgttagttcccctttttcccttaacctttcacctttcacctaccatctacctccaacatatcagtgatgtttaattgcagttacacctttttacaccatgtcaagttcaatgtcaaaatcacatttatatcacatttattttctttagcttctctgatttagcattcatttatgattttataaccataacttattaattatacttattataatcttaatgtgagttattacagatgtttttctgaaaagaaaccaagaataatccatgattctaattatttgataccaaagttacagttacttgtttttcttgtaagtgttctcacaaatgtaactgtaagtattattacaagtaaacctgtattaatataaaaattttactttgaatcttatcaaattactcaaaatgtttagatttcattctttaaaactttcatgctttaaaataaggaatagtctcagctatttttataaatctgcaggctggaaacttacttcctctttttccaggaaacctgcttttcctgtttaatgactctctctgactgactatgatttcttatgattagatagaaaaaagtagaattaaagcaaagtttgcaggagacaaaaacaacacacacaactagatttattttattgacacttaagtctacggttgggcctagatgtcacttgagtgattcattttaaagataactttatttattattactgttaaactaaaatctccagcatggggaagtgggatgagctcgggttttcttgacacccTGCATGGCCAGGGGATGACTAACAATCATCACAAATGTTACATCAGCGCCGGATTATTTGTTCCAAACTATAATGCGCCGACCTGTAAATCTCCAAGCCTGCCATCGACAACCTGATGTTAGCTGACTCCTCTGAgtgagagaagaagaagcagcttaACTCCAGAGCTGAGAGAAGCAGCTTCCCAGCTAGCCTGGCTAGATGAACTGTTGCTAATCATTAGCTGTTGCTAACCATAAAACATGACATAGGCAGTATTTGGCTGCCATAAATTCCCAGATAGCACAGAATGATCGAAACAACATTGAATCAATGTCAGCCAGAAACATTGAATCAACGTTGAACGCTGACATTGAAACAACATTGAAAGTGGTCGGTGACTTGTATGTTGAATCAACGTTAGGGTTTCAACCATAACTGACATTATATCAATGTTGATTCAACCATCATCTGTATGTCAACTTGTATGCATATTTGTGTTGATAGTACATTGAATCAGTTATGTACCAATGTTGATTCTACATTATATCAATGTTGAGTCAACCATCATCTGAACGTGGATCTGCATCCGGAATTGTCTTGATTctacattgaatcaatgttgctTCGACAGTCATCTGACTGTGGTTCTGCACACATATTTCCGTTGATTctacattgaatcaatgttgattCAACACTCATCTGAACGTGGATCTGCATCCGGAATTGTCTTGATTctacattgaatcaatgttgctTCGACAGTCATCTGACTGTGGTTCTGCACACATATGTCGGTTGATTCTACATTGAATAGGTTAGGAATCAACGTTGATTCAACCTTCATCTGAACGTGGTTCTGCATTCAATCAATGTTTATTCAACCATCATAACCATCATCCTGAAATAAACCACATAAAAACACCATGGcattgcttaaatattttatttaatttcagtctTCTGGCCGTCCCTTTGGTTGCCTTTCAATGCCTCCCTCCCGGTCTGGTGCATAGCGAAACCATTTCTTTACTGTTTCGCTGTAATTTTGATCAGTTAGGCCTGGTTCGAATTGACGAGCAGCAACTGAAAGACACAAAAGAACATCATTACGATGGAGGGTATCTCACATAAAATTTCTTATTATCCCCTACCCTCACTTTGTTTAGATTCTGATTCACCAACAGTCTCATTTCCTacaattaaaattcaaagcCCTTTTCCAGTAGAGGAAGCTCACCTAATATGCACTCTTGCAGGATTGTGTCCTTGAATGGCTTTTTACTCTGGGAATGCCTATGTTTCTTCCCAGCCCAGTTGAACTGACTTGCCAGGGCATTTCTCATACAAGTTGTCAACATTCTTCTTATCATGTTGGCTGAATTGGTGCCTCCTACTAGAGCCAGTCGAGCAATCTACATCAGAGACAAGTACATGAAGGCATAGCATTACACAGCAGCATTATAtcatgtaaattaaaaacacagcagagacaTAACCTTGTTTTGATACTGTATTTATGCTTATGCACTGATATTCCACTCCATAGTGTTCATTCATGGTCATGGATATTAGCGTTATTAACCATCCTGGTCCCAATTTGGGTTAGGTCAAAATTTAAATCATCTATGTgaataattgcaaaatgtttcataaatagCACATCTACAAGCTCTGTGACATGTTCAGAACTTGTAGATTACAATTTGTGTTCAAGTAGCTAAAGAGCTAACATTTTGCCCTTAGAAAAAGACTCACACTGACATAATCTACATTGATGCTGATCAGTCTTTCAAATGAATTACCATCTTTTGACGCACTGTCTCTTCAATCAGTAATGACTCTGCTTTACTGAAATCTTCTTCACTTTCAATTGGCAGCTGGAAGGGGAGTACAAGGTTTGCTGGTCCTTGTGTGCTACCTGGTGTAATGTTACTCTGAGCCAAATTGTTCTTAATGAATTGGACATCTCTGGATAGATCCTTCACAATCACAAGAGCTTCAGCAAGCATCGATGTCATCTTATGGATAGCGAGGTCTTCAGGAGaacattaaaaatctttaagTGCAACATCAAAATAACCTGAAAATGACACATTACAAATACATTATGTCCAATAGACTTGCCTCTCAAAAGCTGCCCATTATTGCTGGCCCTTTGTGTGGTTGCatctgcaaaacacaaatattcatGCACAGAAGTTTAAAGGTTAGGTGCCAAAATGACACCGACTTTCTTTAGGTGTGAAATGTTTCCTACAGATCTTTTATAGATAAGGACATTTTTGCATCTAATCAGGAGAGAACTCTGATGAGTGGAATACACAAGATCacaatggcaaaaagaaaatactgtcAGGGCTTTGTGTTATGtttgcctttaaaaaataatgcataagTGTCAAAGCATTTAAAGAGTTGGTGTCATTGCTCACACAGATGTGAGCAATGACCACAGTTCAAATATAGACACAACCTCACACATTCAGATCACAAAATGTCTACAAATGTTGGATGACTGTCTTGATACCTTCGAAACCTTGATTAGGCGCTGAATCCAATACATCATTCTGGTCGGAGTTTGCTTTTAAGTgaataagaaatgcaaaaacttaGCTAAAGTGAATTCATTAGTCAACACAGATCACTGTATATGTATGTAGTAAAGTGGGTTACTCTGTGATATATCCAATGGCAGCCTATTTTGTGCACATTGTGAGAGACCAGGGCGATGGTTATACTGCCTTGAGCTGCATCCAGACAACCCTGTAGATATAGTTACATTTCGCAATAGTTTACAAGTGTAAACACAAGATACATAATCTAAATGTTTGATCAAACTAACTAATTAGCCAGAATCACTAAGATACCCATCACTATTACTGAAAGAGTACAGTATCATACCAATACTTGTACTTTGTCGCTGTGGATTCTGCAACTTGTGGTACTGGACACAGTGGGCTGTAGCAAAACCTGGCATCTCAGCTTGAACACAAAGTAGGAAATACACAAAGCAGTGAGGTTATTACTGTAACCTTCCATATGAGAAAATGTGAGACTTACATTCAGCTGACTGCTCTATATTTAAAGCATTGCTTTGACATCACAGTCTTATGAGACTGCTTGACGACTCACCATTAAGAACTTCATCAGCTAGTGATTGTTGGTAGTTGCTAGCAACAAGATCTACTAAGAAAAATAGGAAATAATTAAGAGCTAAAACTATACACAATTAGTTTTAGCTCTAAGTGCTAAACCTATACAcaatttcagcaagaaacacaatttcaatcaaattaaaatgtccttttattGGTACACTGTTATATGTAATTCCTTTTTTGACTGTGTAGAAGTGAGCATAGTGTCAATATAAAGGAAACAATACCTGGACATCCAACATCAGGTGGTTTGGCAAAACGCTTTCTTTTTGCACTGCTACTCTGATGGTCTTCAGAATCAGAATGCATAAACTGCTGATTTGGCCTACAAAACATTATGATAATACACTATATGAATATTACAACTGTAGTTAAGATACTACACTTATTAGTCAAGGCTACCGTCTGAATACATGGACACTCTGGCCACTTTGAGCCATCCTTTTAGCAGTGGTTGTTATTTTCTAGTTGCAACGCCCTAGGGAAAGTTATCACTGTGATAAAGTTAGTAATGTACCTGGATATTCTTTTTTGGCGGATAGCTCCTTCATCATGAGATTCAATTTCAGATGTTGGACACATTGTGGTGTTATATTTTGTCTCTCGTTTTTTCGCCTCATCAAGGGTCTCTGTAAAGAGCAGAGGGTAAATGCCAATTTGCATGTCTGCAGTCCAGTGCAGAACTACCCTAACAGCTCCTTCCCAACtcccaaaaaacagaacaatcaCACCTGTGTGAAGCGCTACTATCATACATCATCTCATTCTGGCCAATCACTATTTGCCTCCTCACATTTGTCTTCTCTGATTTTACATACACAAAACATCTCAGCTGGACCTCTGAGGTACCAGCgctttattataattatatatattgtttactTGGTTTAATGTAGCCTCCTAAACAAACTTTTGCATCTGTAATGTCATGTCCCAATAGATAAACATACTtgaaaagaaggaaatattGAGCTGATTTATCTATAACATGACAGCACGACTGTGTAGAACAGCTGTGCATGTGTTGCACCAGTTACTCACCACACGTAATGAGGACTCGTACATCCGTATAGGTGATCCATTTGTCGTCTGGTTGCATTCCGTCTCGAAGGGCTTTCTTGAGTGTTATGTGTTTTGGGGGCCATAACAGCGTCTGTTCCTCAGCTTTAAACCAGCTCTCTAGAACTACTGCTGTCCCACCATTTGGGAACTGTACAACTGACCACAGTGCCTCTCTACTCATCTTCGAAGGGCTAGGGATGAAATGAGAACTACTCATGATATCTCCTTACAGGTCATCCCCATTTCACTCTTCAAAGCCAAAGTGCACTACAGACATTGTAGTTTTTGGCCAGTCAAACATGTTATTTGCACAGGTAAGAATtagataaatgttatttttaggtAATTTATGCCATGATATACATCTCAGTTACAGATACTGCACTTTGGCAGGGCAGCATGACTATGCTAAATGAAGTAGTGGTATTACAATGGCACCATCCATGTCTGGACAGAGAAGGCATTTGCGCTTGATAGAGGCCAGTCCAACTACCCCTATATTTTCTTTCAAGCCACTGACTTTGTATGTGCCAATGTATGATGATTCACAGGGATACATGTAATATGGCTGTTTGTGTCCGTACATTCTGACGATTATATATGTATCCTCTTCTGATTTAATAATATTCTCTATTAATGCAAATCCATCTCCAACTTCAACACAATTGTCTCCTTTCTTTGTGGACAAAGTAAACCGATGAGTGGAGACCTTCCTGTACTGTTGTGAAGAAATAAACTGTGTGGGGACTGGACCATCAATGTGGATGTTAAGCAACTTTGGATAATCTCTAGAACATGTGGGTCCAACATGTGAGGTTTCAGACAACCTTTTAACTACCTGTTGTAGTGTCTGATGTGGCTTGCGTAGAAGATGCTTAATTTGACCAAGACAATTCTCAAAAGGAAATCCTGATATATTATCTAGATTGCCGAACCTCCTGTATTCTTCAGCCAAATGAGTAAGCTGGTGTATATTGTACACAATTTCATCTTTTCCATATAATTCCCCAAAGTGTTCAACAAAAGCAACCATCAACTTTTGTGCAAAGGCTAACATTTCCTCAGATATACTAGGGGACAGCAACATGTACATTCCAAcggaaaacaacataaaattgtCATACAGCTCACTGGGGAGTGAATCCTTCAAAACAACAGGATCCCAATATAACATGAAGGATCGGAACTCAGTAGCTTTCCACCGATCTATCTCCGACAGTCCCCTTGGTTTACGGTTAAACTCAGAAGGCGTGTAGAAACGTAGCTTTAGGAGTTTATCTGAAATGCCTGCTGCAGTTTGGGAAGGAAACTTTGTTGCTAAATGTTTCCCCTTTAACCATATATGAAGCATTTTCCTTGTAACTCCGAGACAACAGACATGCATGTAATCTGGTGGAAACATAGAAACCATCTTAACTAAACCAGATAAAGGGCTCTTTCCAATGTGATGTTCCTCATCAACCATGTCAGAGAAACTGGAGTCTGTCCTAAGTTTATGCTTTGTTTCaggaaatgtcattttattcatcCATACACCCTCCTGAAAGCATTTGTCACAACCTGAATAGCCATTGAATCCTTTGACCTGCTTAATATAAGCTCTTGCCGGCGCATCACAAATAAAGGCAGAAATTTCTACATTAAATTGCTTACCATTATAAATAATGCCATTACACAATACATTCTGAAGATCTTTGACAAACTGAGCCAGGTACTCAAAAACACTCACTGGCTTGCTTAGACCACAAAAAATGCCTACAACAAATGGGGACTTTGTGTAGTCACATGTCAGACATCCAAGTATGGGCCAAAACTGAAGTTTGgaacttttaaataaaggtaAGCCATCTATATTAAACTGGATATTAATAGTAGTCATAGTTGATGGTACACACAAACATGCCAACCGTGAAAGCACCCCTTTGACTATTCCAAAATGATAATAATCTCCCCCTTGAATTGTAGTGATGGGCACATTTCTGGGTGTTCCAAGCAATGTTCTCCCATCTTTTGGTAGGGTAGGGTGAAACATTGTCAAAATAGACAGCAAAGATGACAGTGCAACCAGAGAGATTGAATAGGATGTTGCCCAATACTTTAAACTTATCCTGAGCAAATCATTATTGTCATCACTGTCAAGCTCATCCTCCACTATACTTTCAAAATGTGCTTCTGACTCACCTGGCAAGTCAGTATTTTCATTCACAGCACTGATAGTTAGTCGTCTGTTTAGTGGCAAGTCTGAAATATCTTGAAAAGGTAGTACATCCAACCTGCACTGACAAGAGGCTGCAACATgatatttcttctgtttcttccttGGATTAGCATTAACTATTAACTTATACTCGGTGAGGATTTGCTGCTCTGTCTCTTTCAATAATTTGTTAACTCTACGTCTTTTAGCCCGAGAAGAAGCCGACATCTTAAAGAGTGTGGTGGTGCTTTACTCTAATGTAGACAAACTGCACCTGTTTACCTACAATTGTCTTCTTTCTTTAAAGctgttatatttaaatatagctggaaaaataaaaaaaggagatgAAGAGATTCAGAATAAGATGCTGCATTTTAATATGCAAGATGAAACAAGCCGAAACATATTTGTACAATTAGATCCATATCAAGAAAGGCAATTATTATAATGCGAAAGttactgttcattttaaaataccagCATAAGCAAATGCCTCACTATAGCAGGACCAAGCATCCTGAGACCTCACAAAGTGTACAACCCAACTTTAGTGTTatcaaaatctgatttaaagttagtttttcaACATAATTATGCCATCACTGCTTATTTCCCTACCAAGCTGCAACTTAAGCGCAACACAATGCAGTTGGTTTATAATAAATAGGTTAAGATCAAGGTAGATTGGCCACACTTACCACAAAAGTGCTGGGGGTTGaataattaaattcagaaaCAGGTTGCACCAATCCTGCTGCAAAGGGGCTATGTGGTTGGGACATACCAGTCATGAAATGGGGGAGGTGGACCACCTAACTCCTTTTAGTGacttctatgtgtttttgtgtcaacaTATCACACATACATAGTCAGTCATAACATTTACAGACAAGTAAGAAGATGTACAGGACAGAATTACAACCCAATGTTACCAACACATACTACTTAAATTATAATGTGAGTAACcctcacaaaaaataaaagtagtttcACCCGGAGTcaaaggaggagaggaggagagtaGAAAGGGGGAGGGAGGTTGAGGGGTAGACAAGCCAGGTGAGAGGTGAAGGGTGGAGGGAGAGGGGTTGGGGGTTAGAATGTGAGAGTGAAGTGGAGGGGTGTAATAAACACCCCTCCACTTTTAGAACATTTAGATTACTAGTTCTTCCCCAAATCTTGTCCTCAATCAAACTGACCTGCGTGTTTTCAGTTCAGCAAAACCCTGTTAATCAGATGTCAATTAATATCATGTGTGCTGAATTAGGGAAATGCCTAAAACTTGTAGTGCCTGGAGGACCAGTGCTGAAACACACTGGACTCGACGTTGGCggcatttcatttatttgatgtTAACCACAAAACATCATTGATTTAATGACACAGTTTCAACATTAGTTAATTGGCTAGAATTGAATGGTTGTTTTATAGTTGATCCACCATCAATTGTCGAcctcaaacatacatgaaacCTTTGTGataataattcaacattgaattaACATCGTGTGCTATCTGGGTAGTTCTTTCCCAAACCTTGTCCTCAATCAAACTGACCTGCGTGTTTTCAGTTCAGCAAAACCCTGTTAATTAGATGTCAATTAAAATCATGTGTGCTGAATTAGGGAAATGCCTAAAActtgcagggcagtgtgcctggTGCCGGTGCTGAAAAACACTGGATTCAATTTTGGCATTTCAATCAATGGATGTTAATTGGCTAGAATTGAATGGTTGTTTTATAGTTGATCCACCATCAGTTGTCGACCTCAACCAAACATGCAACCTTTGTGATGgtaattcaacattgaattaACATATATTCCAACAAGCCAACAGCGAAGCAGCTGTGTGGTTGGGCTATCCCACTCATGTAAACGGTGGGGGTGGACCGCTCCACTCCTTTTAGTAAGttgtagatgtttttgtgtcaatatatcacacacacacagtcagtgAGAATTGTTATGAACAAGtaagaaaatgtacagaaaggAATCAGCACCCACTATCCTCTACAGTGCTTAATTTAAATGTGATAACCCCCGCTCAGTAATAAAATGCTCTGACCCAGAGCTCTgatgaggaggagaggaggggaagGGGTGAGGCAAAACAGCTGACATTGATTCAATAttgatcagatgttgatcagacaTCGGCATTTCAGTCATTAGatttcaaccacaaaacaacattgattcaatgacAGTTTCAACACTGGTTACTTGGCTAGAGGTGGATGGTTGTTTGATGGTTGATCCACCGTCATTTGTCGTCTTCAACCAGAAATCAACCATTAATCAGACTTCGGCATTTCAGTGATCAGatttcaaccacaaaacaaCGTTGATtcaatgtcacagtttcaacgGTTTGATTGGATGGTTGTTTGATGGTTGATCCACCGTCATTTGTCGACTTCAACCAAAAATCAACGATTCTAACTATTTTTCAACGTTGATTTAACATCATGTGCTATCTgggttgtttattttgtctccCATTTCCCAGATGAATACAGTACTAACCCTTTAAAAAGCCTTTATGTGAGCCCTGAAGTAACAGAATGTCCTTTGTTTATACAAAATATCAGCAGAAAAATATCTGTGAAAGAACAGACAGGACATTAGTCTGCAGATAGTGTTAAAAATATACCAATGCATCTATGCATGCAATTAAATGCAGCTAAAGTTTGTGTAGTTtgcaaattcaataaattatggccattttaacaacaaaactctCCCTTCTTGCCTCCTGCTGTTCATTATGCTAATGAAAATCCCCATTTAGCATCTGCATATACATTTATGTTGAtattcagaaaaagaaatgggaGAACTGAGTATGCTTATTGTGATTCACACTTTGTCAGCGTAGGT
The Xiphophorus hellerii strain 12219 chromosome 22, Xiphophorus_hellerii-4.1, whole genome shotgun sequence genome window above contains:
- the LOC116712660 gene encoding uncharacterized protein LOC116712660 isoform X4; amino-acid sequence: MSSSHFIPSPSKMSREALWSVVQFPNGGTAVVLESWFKAEEQTLLWPPKHITLKKALRDGMQPDDKWITYTDVRVLITCETLDEAKKRETKYNTTMCPTSEIESHDEGAIRQKRISRPNQQFMHSDSEDHQSSSAKRKRFAKPPDVGCPVDLVASNYQQSLADEVLNANSDQNDVLDSAPNQGFEDATTQRASNNGQLLRDLAIHKMTSMLAEALVIVKDLSRDVQFIKNNLAQSNITPGSTQGPANLVLPFQLPIESEEDFSKAESLLIEETVRQKMIARLALVGGTNSANMIRRMLTTCMRNALASQFNWAGKKHRHSQSKKPFKDTILQECILVAARQFEPGLTDQNYSETVKKWFRYAPDREGGIERQPKGRPED
- the LOC116712660 gene encoding uncharacterized protein LOC116712660 isoform X1, giving the protein MSSSHFIPSPSKMSREALWSVVQFPNGGTAVVLESWFKAEEQTLLWPPKHITLKKALRDGMQPDDKWITYTDVRVLITCETLDEAKKRETKYNTTMCPTSEIESHDEGAIRQKRISRPNQQFMHSDSEDHQSSSAKRKRFAKPPDVGCPVDLVASNYQQSLADEVLNAEMPGFATAHCVQYHKLQNPQRQSTSIGLSGCSSRQYNHRPGLSQCAQNRLPLDISQTNSDQNDVLDSAPNQGFEDATTQRASNNGQLLRDLAIHKMTSMLAEALVIVKDLSRDVQFIKNNLAQSNITPGSTQGPANLVLPFQLPIESEEDFSKAESLLIEETVRQKMIARLALVGGTNSANMIRRMLTTCMRNALASQFNWAGKKHRHSQSKKPFKDTILQECILVAARQFEPGLTDQNYSETVKKWFRYAPDREGGIERQPKGRPED
- the LOC116712660 gene encoding uncharacterized protein LOC116712660 isoform X5 → MSSSHFIPSPSKMSREALWSVVQFPNGGTAVVLESWFKAEEQTLLWPPKHITLKKALRDGMQPDDKWITYTDVRVLITCETLDEAKKRETKYNTTMCPTSEIESHDEGAIRQKRISRPNQQFMHSDSEDHQSSSAKRKRFAKPPDVGCPDLVASNYQQSLADEVLNANSDQNDVLDSAPNQGFEDATTQRASNNGQLLRDLAIHKMTSMLAEALVIVKDLSRDVQFIKNNLAQSNITPGSTQGPANLVLPFQLPIESEEDFSKAESLLIEETVRQKMIARLALVGGTNSANMIRRMLTTCMRNALASQFNWAGKKHRHSQSKKPFKDTILQECILVAARQFEPGLTDQNYSETVKKWFRYAPDREGGIERQPKGRPED
- the LOC116712660 gene encoding uncharacterized protein LOC116712660 isoform X3, translating into MSSSHFIPSPSKMSREALWSVVQFPNGGTAVVLESWFKAEEQTLLWPPKHITLKKALRDGMQPDDKWITYTDVRVLITCETLDEAKKRETKYNTTMCPTSEIESHDEGAIRQKRISRPNQQFMHSDSEDHQSSSAKRKRFAKPPDVGCPVDLVASNYQQSLADEVLNAEMPGFATAHCVQYHKLQNPQRQSTSIDATTQRASNNGQLLRDLAIHKMTSMLAEALVIVKDLSRDVQFIKNNLAQSNITPGSTQGPANLVLPFQLPIESEEDFSKAESLLIEETVRQKMIARLALVGGTNSANMIRRMLTTCMRNALASQFNWAGKKHRHSQSKKPFKDTILQECILVAARQFEPGLTDQNYSETVKKWFRYAPDREGGIERQPKGRPED
- the LOC116712660 gene encoding uncharacterized protein LOC116712660 isoform X2, whose amino-acid sequence is MSSSHFIPSPSKMSREALWSVVQFPNGGTAVVLESWFKAEEQTLLWPPKHITLKKALRDGMQPDDKWITYTDVRVLITCETLDEAKKRETKYNTTMCPTSEIESHDEGAIRQKRISRPNQQFMHSDSEDHQSSSAKRKRFAKPPDVGCPDLVASNYQQSLADEVLNAEMPGFATAHCVQYHKLQNPQRQSTSIGLSGCSSRQYNHRPGLSQCAQNRLPLDISQTNSDQNDVLDSAPNQGFEDATTQRASNNGQLLRDLAIHKMTSMLAEALVIVKDLSRDVQFIKNNLAQSNITPGSTQGPANLVLPFQLPIESEEDFSKAESLLIEETVRQKMIARLALVGGTNSANMIRRMLTTCMRNALASQFNWAGKKHRHSQSKKPFKDTILQECILVAARQFEPGLTDQNYSETVKKWFRYAPDREGGIERQPKGRPED